In Paenibacillus stellifer, the DNA window GTTTCTGACGGGCTCGGCGTAGCTGTTGGTGTCGGTGAAGGAGTAGCGGTTGGTGTTGGTGAAGGAGTTGCCGTTGATGTTGGCGTCGACTCTGTTACCGGCGTAGAAGTCTGCGCAGGAGTCGGGGTGGCAGTCGGCGACGGCGATGCGCTTGGTGAAGCCGAAGGACTAGCCGCCTGCGACGCGCTCGCTTGTCCGGCAGCCTGCTGCTGCTGCGTCGTAATAAAGCGGGACGCGACCAGCGCAACCTGTTCACGGGAAGCATTGCCTCTTGGGTTGAAGGTTCCATCAGCGTTGCCGCTGATCAGGCCAAACTTCAATGCTGCTGCAACCGCATCTCTTGCATAATTCGAGATAGAAGACGCATCCGAGAAGGTTAAATTACCGCCCGCGCCTGCAGACTCTTCAGTAAGACCCAGCGCGCGAATGAACAGAACCGCCATATCCTGGCGGGATAGCGTATTTCCATAACCGAAGTTCCCATCACCCATACCTTTGATTAATCCGGCCTTAACCGCCGCCTCGACATAGTTGAAGGCATATCCGCCCGAAGGGACATCCGAGAAGGTCGGCAAAGCGGGTGGTGAGCTGACATCCAGTTTCAGCGCTTTGGCCAAAATAACGGCGAAATCCTGCCGGCTGATCTGACCTGTCGGGTTGAATTGCCCGGCTCCGGTACCATTTATGATTCCCTTGTTCGCAAGCTCCAGGATGGCATCCCTGGCGAAAGAATTGTTGATGTCGCTGAACGTCGTATCGGCCGCAAAAGCCGTCTGCACAGAAGAAGCTAGCAGCGCTGCAGTAGTCATGACTCCAAATAACCGTTTTTTGCTCAAAAGTTATTCCTCCTAGGGATTATGTAGAAGCTTTCAGACATGAAGCGAATCATTCCACCAGCTTACTTAATATATCGAATTTAATATATCAATTATTTATATTAAAATGATTCTTTTTTCCTAGAGCATGTGTGCAAGCATGACAATCAAGAGGTTCATTTTTCATTCATTGACTAACCCTTTCTCCGACTCTATACTACAGATGAAAGTGTTTTTAAAACCTAAGGGCAATGTTTGCCACTATCGTTCATTAGCGAATGATGAGCACAACCCCGTTCAACCTACAGGGGAGGTGCTCTTTTTTTTATACTTTTTAATAATTATCAGGAGGTAACTATGTTAAAAGAAGCAGTATATCATCGTCCCAAAAATAATTTTGCCTATGCGTACGACACGAAGACACTGCATTTAAGATTGAGATCCAAGAAAAATGATCTTACTGAAGTAAACTTAATCCATGGCGATCCGTATAGTTGGGCCGAGGACGGAGTGGTGTCCGATACCGTTCCAATGAGTAAGCTTACCTCGGATGAGCTGTTCGATTACTGGTTTATCGCAATTTCGCCGCAAAATAACCGGTTCGTCTACATGTTTGAGCTGCATGATGGGGAAGAAGTCGCTATTTACGGCGAAAAGGGCTTTACTTCTTCTTTGGACGGCAATCGCTTTTTCCGTTTTCCATACTTGAATGCGATTGATGTGTTTGACGCTCCGGCATGGGCAAAGAGCACCGTGTGGTATCAAATTTTCCCTGAGCGGTTTGCCAACGGAAATCCGGATCGCAAGACGAATGTGAATGGGCAATGGGGAGATGTTCCGAAGTCGGACAGCTTTTTCGGCGGCGATTTGGAAGGGATTACACAGAATCTCGATTATCTTGTTGAGCTGGGGATCACGGGGATTTATCTGAATCCGATTTTCGAGTCGCCAACGAACCATAAATACGATACGACGGATTATTTGAGAATTGACCCGCAATTCGGTGATGAAGAGACGTTAAGAACGCTGGTGAAGGAAAGTCATGCCCGCGGTATTCGCGTTATGCTGGACGCTGTGTTTAATCACTCCGGCTATGGATTTGCGCCATTCCAGGATGTATTGAAGCACGGGGCCAAGTCTCGTTATGCCGATTGGTTCCATATTTCAAGCTTCGGGGAGAATGGGGAACCGCACACTTATGAGACATTTGCCTTTGTTCCGGATATGCCAAAGTTTAAAACCTCCAATCCGGAAGTGAAGGAATACCTCTTGAAGGTTGCCAAATACTGGATAGAAAAATGTGATATAGACGGCTGGCGGCTCGATATCGCGAACGAAATTGATCATAAGTTCTGGCGGCAGTTCAGAAATGAAGTTAGAGGGTTAAAGGACGATCTCTATATCATCGCCGAGGTGTGGAACGATGCAATGCCTTGGCTGCAGGGGGATCAGTTCGACTCGGTAATGAACTATCCGTTCACTGAGGCGGTCATTGATTTTGTAGCTAAGCGCAAGATCGGTGCGGAGAAGTTCGCTAACGAGCTCGTCAGTCATCTTCAGCTGTACCCCGACAACGTCAATGAAGTGATGTTTAATTTGCTTGGAAGCCATGATACA includes these proteins:
- a CDS encoding glycoside hydrolase family 13 protein, with translation MLKEAVYHRPKNNFAYAYDTKTLHLRLRSKKNDLTEVNLIHGDPYSWAEDGVVSDTVPMSKLTSDELFDYWFIAISPQNNRFVYMFELHDGEEVAIYGEKGFTSSLDGNRFFRFPYLNAIDVFDAPAWAKSTVWYQIFPERFANGNPDRKTNVNGQWGDVPKSDSFFGGDLEGITQNLDYLVELGITGIYLNPIFESPTNHKYDTTDYLRIDPQFGDEETLRTLVKESHARGIRVMLDAVFNHSGYGFAPFQDVLKHGAKSRYADWFHISSFGENGEPHTYETFAFVPDMPKFKTSNPEVKEYLLKVAKYWIEKCDIDGWRLDIANEIDHKFWRQFRNEVRGLKDDLYIIAEVWNDAMPWLQGDQFDSVMNYPFTEAVIDFVAKRKIGAEKFANELVSHLQLYPDNVNEVMFNLLGSHDTARVLTESQDDKSRLKLAFLLLLTYPGSPSIYYGDEVGLTGDGDDFAYYRRCMEWDPEKQDQDLLSFVKRLIRIRKTNSALTDNARFSIIEANNDSGLLVFSRGEGQQKIVVALNNGTASVNVALPGDLAKQRIVDLWSEQQKVLEKEALSFALEPMQFVIYSVE